From a single Bacteroidia bacterium genomic region:
- a CDS encoding DUF1801 domain-containing protein gives MAENKTKKTSQSVTEFLNGVEPDHRKADCFTVLKMMETLTGEAPKMWGPSIVGFGDYHYKYESGREGDFFRIGFSPRKQNLTLYIMAGFDRYEEIMTRLGKYKTGKSCLYVNKLSDIDMDVLKELSQASLDYMAEKYPK, from the coding sequence ATGGCTGAAAACAAAACTAAAAAAACCTCACAAAGCGTCACCGAATTTCTCAATGGGGTAGAACCTGACCACCGGAAAGCGGACTGTTTCACCGTATTGAAAATGATGGAAACCCTCACGGGTGAGGCTCCCAAAATGTGGGGCCCAAGCATTGTCGGGTTTGGTGATTATCACTACAAGTATGAGAGTGGCCGGGAAGGAGATTTCTTTCGGATTGGTTTTTCTCCCCGCAAACAAAACCTTACGCTCTACATCATGGCCGGGTTTGATCGGTATGAAGAAATCATGACCCGCCTCGGCAAATACAAAACCGGCAAATCCTGCCTTTACGTCAATAAGCTCAGCGATATCGATATGGATGTGTTGAAAGAGCTGAGCCAGGCTTCGCTGGACTATATGGCGGAGAAGTATCCAAAATAA
- a CDS encoding AAA family ATPase yields MKEIELFNYRCFSYLHLDFSDRVNLLIGDNASGKTTLIRAISSVLNSFFIGFSDENTRFTGLSKDDFRKEESETGLANEKEIKVAFEFLGQSASLELHSKKGRTLQKPLTPINVLGASMYKNLFRDGKQINALPLFAKFSTSDIHSSRKISSTPFKRYEHKPSFGYYECLQGDGFLDYWTTRLLVLKEGNIGEMEVQGVINALINALGENGCDILRDVHIRPIQGHVFYYLNDGRVTDTANLSDGLRRLVNIILDLSFRCMLLNKGIFGLNACIKTEGTVLIDEIDLHLHPTLQSKVVKGLQNAFPKLQFVITSHAPMIMTGIPQDEGNKIIKLEYSSKEGYSAKKIQTYGLDASTIIQAVLGVTPRYQEVEDRLTTLFGFIDNDEYIQAFDKLTEMQREFGGNLPELAKAEAMLNFLTEQDGDTD; encoded by the coding sequence ATGAAGGAAATCGAATTATTTAACTACCGTTGCTTCAGTTATCTACACCTAGATTTTTCCGATAGAGTCAATTTGTTGATTGGGGATAATGCAAGTGGTAAGACGACCTTAATTCGGGCTATTAGTTCGGTGCTAAACTCATTTTTTATCGGTTTCAGTGATGAAAACACCCGGTTCACTGGTCTTTCCAAAGATGATTTCCGAAAAGAAGAATCCGAAACAGGTCTAGCAAACGAAAAGGAGATTAAGGTAGCATTCGAATTTTTAGGACAATCTGCATCCCTTGAACTTCACTCAAAAAAGGGAAGGACACTTCAAAAGCCGCTGACGCCCATAAATGTTTTAGGGGCTAGTATGTATAAAAATCTCTTTAGAGATGGAAAACAAATAAATGCCTTGCCTTTATTTGCAAAGTTTTCGACATCTGATATCCATTCATCCCGAAAAATCTCTTCTACTCCGTTTAAAAGATATGAACATAAACCCTCATTTGGATACTACGAATGTCTCCAGGGAGATGGCTTTCTCGATTATTGGACAACCCGCCTATTGGTCTTAAAAGAGGGGAATATAGGCGAAATGGAAGTACAGGGGGTTATAAATGCACTTATAAATGCTTTAGGTGAAAACGGATGTGATATTCTTCGTGATGTACACATAAGACCGATTCAGGGCCATGTCTTTTACTACCTGAATGACGGTCGTGTTACAGATACTGCAAACCTCTCTGACGGGCTAAGGCGACTGGTAAATATTATACTTGATCTCAGTTTTCGCTGTATGCTTTTAAACAAAGGAATATTTGGTTTAAATGCCTGTATAAAGACTGAGGGGACAGTACTGATTGATGAAATTGATCTGCATCTTCATCCTACACTTCAATCTAAAGTGGTAAAGGGCCTTCAAAACGCATTCCCGAAACTACAGTTTGTTATTACCTCACACGCACCTATGATCATGACCGGGATTCCGCAGGATGAAGGAAATAAAATTATCAAACTGGAATATTCTTCTAAAGAGGGATACAGCGCAAAAAAAATTCAAACCTATGGACTTGATGCCTCTACAATCATTCAGGCTGTACTTGGCGTTACACCACGTTATCAGGAAGTCGAAGATCGCCTCACAACGCTTTTTGGCTTCATTGATAATGATGAATATATTCAGGCGTTTGATAAACTCACCGAAATGCAAAGAGAGTTTGGGGGTAACCTTCCTGAATTAGCAAAAGCTGAGGCCATGTTAAACTTTTTAACCGAACAGGACGGTGATACGGATTAA
- a CDS encoding phosphoenolpyruvate hydrolase family protein yields MILEWKREEILAGFRAKVAKGEPIIGGGAGTGISAKCEEAGDIDLIIIYNSGRYRMAGRGSLAGLMAYGNANDVVLDMAKEVLPVVKKTPVLAGVNGTDPFVVMPRFLKKIKETGFAGVQNFPTIGLFDGLMRQNLEETGMSYQLEVEMIHIASQMDLLTTPYVFSASETEDMVKAGADIIVCHMGLTTKGSIGAATAKTLDQSVELINEWAEIAKSIREDVLLLCHGGPIAMPEDAEYVLKRCPGIHGFYGASSMERLPTEIAITEQIKAFKDIRL; encoded by the coding sequence ATGATACTTGAATGGAAACGGGAGGAAATCCTGGCAGGATTCAGAGCAAAAGTCGCCAAAGGCGAGCCCATCATCGGCGGCGGAGCCGGAACCGGCATATCCGCAAAATGCGAAGAGGCCGGCGACATTGACCTGATCATCATCTACAACTCCGGTCGCTACCGGATGGCAGGCCGCGGCTCTCTCGCCGGGCTGATGGCCTACGGCAACGCCAACGATGTGGTGCTCGACATGGCCAAAGAAGTCCTGCCTGTCGTCAAAAAAACGCCCGTACTCGCCGGAGTCAATGGCACCGATCCTTTTGTAGTGATGCCTCGCTTTCTCAAAAAAATCAAAGAAACCGGTTTTGCCGGCGTTCAGAATTTCCCGACCATTGGCCTTTTTGACGGACTCATGCGCCAAAACCTCGAGGAGACCGGCATGAGTTATCAGCTCGAAGTGGAAATGATTCATATTGCCAGCCAAATGGATTTGCTCACTACGCCCTACGTCTTTTCTGCCTCTGAAACCGAAGATATGGTAAAGGCTGGCGCCGATATCATCGTCTGCCACATGGGCCTTACAACCAAAGGAAGTATCGGCGCGGCAACTGCCAAAACCCTTGACCAAAGCGTAGAGTTGATCAATGAGTGGGCGGAAATTGCGAAAAGTATTCGCGAAGATGTATTATTGCTTTGCCACGGTGGCCCTATCGCCATGCCCGAAGATGCAGAATATGTACTAAAAAGATGTCCGGGAATCCACGGGTTTTATGGAGCCAGCAGCATGGAACGCCTTCCTACGGAAATCGCGATTACCGAACAGATTAAAGCCTTTAAAGATATCCGCTTATGA
- a CDS encoding Tm-1-like ATP-binding domain-containing protein → MSAIFIIGTCDTKSSELIFLRTVLEKEGIEAKIVDVSTKRHPISADISNLSLAVHHPMGEALLDLPDRGEAITAMGEALQSFLLNTSGLSGVIGIGGSGGTALITHAFKALPVGLPKIMVSTMASGNTRPFVEATDIMMVYSVTDLAGLNSISRTILANAAQALAGMLNGKPQVIADVKPALGMTMFGVTTPCVQHIRSHFEDQFDCVIFHATGIGGQSFEKLISSGMMRYVIDVTLTEICDHLMGGVLSAGESRLDAIIHTKIPYIGSVGALDMVNFGPLDSVPEQYSHRNLYKHNAAVTLMRTTPEENVLMGEWIAAKLNRMEGPVRFLLPEKGVSLIDSPGKPFYDPEANQALFETLEKHVIQTENRQIIRLPYEINDPAFAEALIESFNQLHPTI, encoded by the coding sequence ATGTCCGCCATTTTCATCATCGGTACCTGCGATACCAAATCCTCCGAACTGATATTCCTCCGCACCGTGCTGGAAAAGGAAGGAATTGAGGCAAAAATTGTCGATGTAAGTACAAAAAGGCATCCAATCTCCGCAGATATTTCCAATCTGAGTCTGGCAGTACATCACCCTATGGGTGAGGCCCTACTTGATCTTCCTGACAGGGGCGAAGCGATCACGGCAATGGGTGAGGCACTACAATCTTTTCTGCTGAATACCAGCGGACTGTCGGGTGTCATCGGCATTGGTGGTTCGGGGGGAACCGCACTTATTACGCATGCATTCAAAGCACTTCCGGTCGGGCTTCCCAAAATTATGGTTTCCACCATGGCATCCGGCAATACACGGCCATTTGTAGAAGCGACGGATATCATGATGGTGTACTCTGTCACTGACCTTGCCGGACTGAATTCGATCTCCCGCACTATCCTGGCCAATGCTGCACAGGCACTGGCAGGCATGCTCAATGGAAAACCGCAGGTGATTGCAGATGTAAAACCAGCCCTTGGCATGACGATGTTTGGTGTTACCACTCCGTGTGTCCAGCACATTCGATCGCATTTTGAAGATCAGTTTGACTGTGTGATTTTCCACGCCACGGGTATCGGCGGCCAGTCATTTGAAAAGCTGATTTCCTCCGGAATGATGCGTTATGTGATTGACGTTACCCTGACCGAAATCTGCGATCATCTGATGGGAGGTGTGCTGAGTGCGGGAGAGTCCCGTCTCGATGCCATCATTCATACAAAAATCCCTTATATAGGTTCGGTCGGTGCCCTTGACATGGTAAATTTTGGCCCGCTGGACTCTGTGCCGGAGCAATACAGCCACCGCAACCTCTACAAACACAATGCTGCCGTAACCTTGATGCGCACCACACCCGAAGAAAATGTCCTGATGGGAGAATGGATTGCCGCCAAACTCAACCGGATGGAAGGCCCGGTAAGATTCCTTTTGCCGGAAAAAGGCGTTTCGCTGATCGACAGTCCGGGCAAACCGTTTTACGATCCGGAAGCAAACCAGGCTTTGTTTGAAACTTTGGAAAAACACGTAATTCAGACTGAAAACCGGCAGATTATTCGTCTGCCCTACGAAATCAACGATCCGGCATTTGCCGAAGCACTTATAGAATCATTTAACCAACTTCATCCGACAATATGA